The Lycium ferocissimum isolate CSIRO_LF1 chromosome 10, AGI_CSIRO_Lferr_CH_V1, whole genome shotgun sequence genome window below encodes:
- the LOC132034496 gene encoding calmodulin-binding transcription activator 2-like isoform X4 yields the protein MLEQQLEHIVLVHYREVKEGYKVGAFRVQPVHPGPLLENPQTSSTPCFESGLIVQKSHTSSPTSVDWKQQALSSELHSGDSKGLVEFSRDSFQLNPQVSSFMSTDFHSSERNLNVTLEQKFYSGHLNVADLLSNKLTYARLDVGKAVKDVANNRNRLAITSGEAFEILQKCTTFGESDTHPLTFLKSPSNVAFKERSRAILKALKTIEILEIGNFLENIHVAPSQIQNISSSQTVVTSDATVQTSSLEGGLDSDEAGRLNKLDSFGRWMDREIGGDCDESLMASDSGNYWNTLDTDNEDKEVSSLSRDMQLDTDSLGPSPSQAQLFSISDFAPDWVYSGVETKVLIIGTFPGHGKHPTCQKWSCMFGEVEVSAEALTESILRCQVPFHAPGRVPFYVTCSNRLACSEVREFEYRERPSELALALRPSDEVRLQVRLAKLLYSGLNLKFLDCSRRECEKCKLKTLLCSLKCNTGNAPERLEDLLAIIEGNHINFRDMLIQNFMKDKLYEWLVSRAHEEDKGPNILDDEGQGAIHLVAALGYEWGLVPLIAAGISPNFRDARGRTALHWAAQYGREDMVIALVKLGVAAGAVEDPTAASPGGQTAADLASSGGHKGIAGYLAESDLTVHLQSLAMNNNALDDIGAGLEAEKAFESAAQEVVPVNGTIDDEISLKVSLASLRKSAHAAALIQATFRARSFRQRQLTESRIDVSEASLDLVALGSLSKVQKVNHFEDYLHSAAIKIQQKYRGWKGRREFLKIRNRIVKIQAHVRGHQVRKQYKKFVWSVSILEKVILRWRRKKPGLRGFRPEKTSQEGTLEFEKNDEYEYLSIGRKQKFAGVEKALARVQSMVRHPEARDQYMRLVAKFESSKLDDGGSSRSSPV from the exons ATGCTTGAACA ACAGTTGGAGCACATCGTCCTTGTACATTACAGAGAAGTAAAAGAG GGTTACAAAGTAGGTGCCTTCCGTGTGCAACCAGTACATCCAGGGCCACTGCTTGAAAATCCTCAAACTAGTTCCACGCCTTGCTTTGAGTCTGGCCTAATAGTTCAGAAATCTCATACATCAAGTCCAACCTCAGTTGACTGGAAACAACAGGCACTCTCTTCTGAACTTCACAGTGGTGATTCCAAAG GACTTGTGGAGTTCTCGAGGGACAGCTTTCAGCTCAATCCACAAGTTAGCTCATTCATGTCTACTGACTTTCATAGCTCAGAGAGAAATTTAAATGTTACGCTAGAGCAAAAGTTCTACTCGGGACACCTTAATGTGGCCGATTTGCTGTCCAATAAACTCACTTATGCAAGATTAGATGTTGGTAAAGCCGTTAAAGATGTGGCAAACAACAGAAACAGATTGGCTATTACTTCCGGGGAAGCATTTGAG attctccaaaaatgcactacttttggagaatcTGACACACACCCattgacatttttgaagagtccgagcaatgTAGCTTTCAAGGAGAGGAGCAGGGCAATATTGAAAGCATTAAAGACAATTGAGATATTGGAAATTGGTAACTTCTTG GAGAATATCCATGTAGCTCCATCTCAGATTCAGAACATTTCCAGCTCTCAGACTGTTGTGACTTCTGATGCTACAGTTCAAACTAGTTCCTTGGAAGGTGGACTCGACAGTGATGAAGCTGGAAGACTAAATAAACTTGATAGCTTTGGAAGATGGATGGATAGAGAGATCGGTGGAGACTGCGACGAGTCCCTGATGGCCTCTGATTCTGGCAACTACTGGAATACCCTTGATACTGATAATGAGGATAAAGAAGTTTCCAGTTTATCACGTGACATGCAGTTGGACACTGATTCTTTAGGCCCTTCTCCATCCCAAGCGCAGCTGTTCAGTATCTCTGATTTTGCTCCAGATTGGGTCTACTCAGGAGTGGAAACAAAG GTTTTGATCATAGGTACCTTTCCTGGCCACGGGAAGCATCCGACCTGTCAGAAATGGAGCTGTATGTTTGGTGAAGTTGAGGTCTCTGCAGAAGCTCTGACTGAGAGTATCCTTCGATGTCAAGTTCCTTTTCATGCTCCTGGACGTGTTCCTTTTTATGTAACCTGCAGCAATAGGTTAGCATGCAGTGAGGTGCGGGAGTTTGAATATCGCGAAAGACCATCAGAACTAGCTCTTGCCCTTAGACCAAGTGATGAAGTGCGTCTGCAAGTGAGACTAGCTAAATTGCTATATTCTGGCTTAAATTTGAAATTCTTGGATTGCTCTAGGAGAGAGTGTGAAAAATGTAAATTGAAGACTCTACTATGTTCTTTGAAATGCAACACTGGCAACGCTCCTGAAAGATTAGAGGACTTACTTGCCATTATTGAAGGCAATCATATCAACTTTAGAGATATGTTGATTCAGAATTTCATGAAGGATAAACTTTATGAATGGCTAGTCTCTAGAGCACATGAAGAAGATAAAGGTCCAAATATTTTGGATGATGAAGGACAAGGGGCTATTCATCTAGTGGCTGCCCTTGGTTATGAATGGGGTTTGGTTCCATTAATTGCTGCTGGTATTAGTCCTAATTTCAGGGATGCACGTGGTAGGACAGCTCTTCACTGGGCCGCACAATATGGGAG GGAGGATATGGTGATTGCACTTGTAAAGCTTGGTGTAGCTGCTGGTGCCGTTGAAGATCCAACAGCTGCATCCCCTGGTGGGCAAACAGCTGCTGATTTGGCTTCTAGTGGAGGTCACAAAGGGATTGCTGGATACTTGGCAGAATCAGATCTTACTGTTCATCTTCAGTCATTGGCTATGAATAATAATGCTCTAGACGATATTGGTGCTGGGCTTGAAGCTGAAAAGGCTTTTGAATCTGCAGCCCAAGAGGTTGTTCCTGTGAATGGAACGATAGATGATGAAATTTCCTTGAAAGTATCTCTTGCTTCTTTGAGGAAATCAGCTCATGCTGCAGCATTGATTCAAGCTACTTTTAGAGCTCGTTCATTCCGTCAGAGACAGCTTACAGAGAGTAGAATTGATGTTTCTGAAGCTTCACTTGACCTTGTTGCTCTGGGCTCCCTGAGCAAGGTCCAAAAGGTGAATCACTTTGAGGACTATTTACACTCAGCTGCCATTAAAATCCAGCAGAAATATCGTGGCTGGAAAGGGAGGAGAGAATTTTTGAAGATACGTAACCGGATTGTGAAAATCCAG gCTCATGTACGTGGACATCAAGTTCGTAAGCAATATAAAAAGTTTGTTTGGTCGGTCAGTATACTTGAAAAGGTCATTCTGCGTTGGAGGAGGAAGAAACCAGGATTACGAGGATTTCGGCCAGAAAAAACTAGTCAGGAAGGAACACTTGAGTTTGAGAAGAACGACGAGTATGAATATCTAAGTATTGGTCGAAAACAGAAGTTTGCTGGAGTTGAGAAGGCTTTGGCAAGAGTTCAGTCCATGGTACGTCATCCAGAGGCAAGAGACCAGTATATGAGGCTGGTTGCAAAGTTTGAAAGTTCTAAG TTGGATGATGGAGGGAGCAGTAGGTCATCACCAGTTTAG